One Brachyspira suanatina DNA segment encodes these proteins:
- the gdhA gene encoding NADP-specific glutamate dehydrogenase, with product MSSQMNEQLEAIYNKIVKRNPGEAEFHQAVKEVLSTLEVVLKKKPHYIEQKIIERICEPERQIMFRVSWMDDKGEIHVNRGFRVQFSSVIGPYKGGLRFHPSVYLGIIKFLSFEQIFKNALTGLPIGGGKGGSDFDPKGKSDNEVMRFCQSFMTELQRHIGYDIDVPAGDIGVGAREIGYLFGQYKRLKNRFEPGVLTGKGLGYGGSLARTEATGYGLVYFTDLMLKTNGKNGFEGKKVIVSGSGNVAIYAMQKATQLGAKVVACSDSNGVIYDENGINLDTVKRLKEVERKRIKEYVNAHSSAKYMENGNIWDIACDIALPCATQNELDAKSAETLVKNGCISVTEGANMPATPEAVEVFQKAGILYAPGKATNAGGVATSALEMQQNASMDRWDFDYTDNKLKNIMTNIHNTCYQTAEEYGFKGDYLKGANIAGFVKVADIMIPYGLV from the coding sequence ATGTCTTCTCAAATGAACGAACAATTAGAAGCCATTTACAACAAAATAGTAAAAAGAAATCCTGGTGAAGCTGAATTTCACCAAGCAGTGAAAGAAGTGTTAAGCACCTTAGAAGTTGTATTGAAGAAAAAGCCTCATTATATTGAACAAAAGATTATAGAAAGAATATGCGAACCTGAAAGACAAATTATGTTCAGAGTTTCTTGGATGGATGATAAAGGAGAAATACATGTAAACAGAGGTTTCCGTGTACAATTCTCAAGCGTTATAGGACCATACAAAGGAGGACTTCGCTTTCACCCATCTGTTTATTTAGGTATCATCAAATTCTTAAGTTTTGAACAAATATTTAAGAATGCTTTAACTGGTTTACCTATAGGCGGCGGTAAAGGAGGTTCTGATTTTGATCCTAAAGGAAAAAGCGATAATGAAGTTATGCGTTTCTGCCAAAGTTTCATGACTGAGCTTCAAAGACATATAGGATATGATATAGACGTACCTGCTGGTGATATAGGAGTTGGTGCTAGAGAAATTGGATATTTATTCGGTCAATACAAAAGACTTAAAAATAGATTTGAACCTGGCGTATTAACAGGTAAAGGCTTAGGTTACGGCGGTTCTTTAGCTCGTACTGAAGCTACTGGTTACGGACTTGTATACTTCACTGACCTTATGCTTAAAACTAACGGCAAAAATGGTTTTGAAGGTAAAAAAGTAATAGTTTCAGGTTCTGGTAACGTTGCTATATATGCAATGCAGAAAGCTACTCAATTAGGTGCTAAAGTTGTTGCTTGTTCTGACTCTAACGGAGTTATTTATGATGAAAACGGTATCAATTTAGATACTGTAAAAAGATTAAAAGAAGTAGAAAGAAAAAGAATTAAAGAGTATGTTAATGCTCATTCTTCTGCTAAATATATGGAAAATGGAAACATTTGGGACATTGCTTGCGATATCGCTTTGCCTTGTGCTACTCAAAATGAGCTTGATGCTAAAAGTGCTGAAACATTAGTTAAAAACGGATGTATATCTGTTACTGAAGGAGCTAATATGCCTGCTACTCCTGAAGCTGTTGAAGTGTTCCAAAAAGCTGGTATTCTTTATGCTCCTGGTAAAGCTACAAATGCTGGAGGTGTTGCTACTTCTGCTTTAGAGATGCAGCAAAATGCTTCTATGGATAGATGGGATTTTGATTATACTGATAACAAACTTAAAAATATTATGACTAATATTCACAATACTTGTTATCAAACTGCTGAAGAGTACGGATTCAAAGGTGATTATTTGAAAGGTGCTAATATAGCAGGATTTGTTAAAGTTGCCGATATTATGATTCCTTACGGTTTAGTTTAA
- a CDS encoding flavin reductase family protein: MEKINLAKASLITSPNPVALVCINKPDGETNVTAVSWYTYLSYNPSMIAYAMAKDSYGGELVRENKKVIITIPSENIKEIVVGCGMYSGRDIDKIRNLGIKMHSIPTSDIKIPLHSAAAIQCNLKEFIQTGDHYLYICDVEEVYADYKEKPVFAWEGYAKIAAAKEA; this comes from the coding sequence ATGGAAAAAATAAATTTGGCAAAAGCATCATTAATTACTTCTCCAAATCCTGTGGCATTAGTATGCATTAATAAACCTGATGGAGAAACTAATGTTACTGCAGTATCTTGGTATACTTATTTATCTTATAATCCAAGTATGATAGCTTATGCAATGGCTAAAGATTCTTATGGCGGCGAGTTAGTTCGTGAAAATAAAAAAGTGATAATTACGATTCCTAGTGAAAATATTAAAGAAATTGTAGTAGGATGCGGTATGTATAGCGGAAGAGATATTGATAAAATAAGAAACTTGGGGATAAAAATGCATAGTATACCTACAAGCGATATAAAAATTCCTCTTCATAGTGCTGCTGCTATACAGTGTAATTTAAAAGAATTTATTCAAACTGGAGATCATTATTTATATATATGCGATGTTGAAGAAGTATATGCAGATTATAAAGAAAAACCTGTATTTGCTTGGGAGGGCTATGCTAAAATAGCCGCTGCTAAAGAGGCATAA
- a CDS encoding GNAT family N-acetyltransferase, whose product MDKIEDCNLFMMCKSINKNALSNIPNGYHIRNCKRDELNLWFEFPFDNDEDKKNYRSFMEQYFKDVYGSNEELFFEKCLFICDEKDTPIGTCFPWKAYNLITTIHWFKVKKEYEGQGIGRALISYVINSIDKKDFPIFLHTQAGSFRAIKLYSDLGFILLTDKKIGYRENHLNIALPYLKEKMHLEDYNKLKFDEADKEFLYAVSTSAINQF is encoded by the coding sequence ATGGACAAAATAGAAGACTGTAATTTATTTATGATGTGCAAATCAATTAATAAAAATGCATTATCAAATATTCCTAATGGTTATCATATAAGAAATTGCAAAAGAGATGAATTAAATTTGTGGTTTGAATTCCCATTTGATAATGATGAGGATAAGAAAAATTATAGAAGTTTTATGGAGCAGTATTTCAAAGATGTGTATGGAAGTAATGAAGAATTATTTTTTGAGAAATGCTTATTTATTTGTGATGAGAAAGATACTCCTATAGGAACATGCTTTCCTTGGAAGGCTTATAATCTTATAACTACTATACATTGGTTTAAAGTAAAAAAAGAATATGAAGGGCAGGGTATAGGAAGGGCTTTAATTTCTTATGTTATTAATTCTATAGATAAAAAAGACTTTCCAATATTTCTACATACTCAGGCTGGAAGTTTTAGAGCCATTAAACTATACAGTGATTTAGGTTTTATTTTGCTTACCGATAAAAAAATAGGATATAGAGAAAATCATTTAAATATTGCATTGCCTTATTTGAAAGAGAAAATGCATTTAGAAGATTATAATAAATTAAAGTTTGATGAAGCTGATAAAGAGTTTTTATATGCTGTAAGCACTTCTGCAATAAATCAGTTTTAA
- a CDS encoding BspA family leucine-rich repeat surface protein has translation MNKEKYKPKTKDELIDLIERKIKFDRIDTSLITDMSGLFENSILRNFKGIETWDTSKVTDMSSMFCSTKSFNHDISNWNVSKVKNMSNMFCLAEKFNQPLNSWDVSNVSNMENMFRISRVFNQPLDNWNVSKVKNIDGMFWVADSFNQNLDSWVLAKNANMYMSFYCSAMQDNTPIWYKS, from the coding sequence ATGAATAAAGAAAAATATAAACCAAAAACAAAAGATGAATTAATAGATTTGATAGAAAGAAAAATAAAGTTTGATAGAATAGATACAAGTCTTATAACAGATATGTCAGGATTATTTGAAAATTCTATATTAAGAAATTTTAAAGGCATTGAAACTTGGGACACTTCAAAAGTAACAGATATGAGTTCAATGTTTTGCAGTACTAAAAGCTTTAATCATGATATATCTAATTGGAATGTTTCTAAAGTTAAGAATATGAGTAATATGTTTTGTCTTGCGGAAAAATTTAATCAGCCTTTGAATAGCTGGGATGTTTCTAATGTTTCAAATATGGAAAATATGTTTAGGATTTCGAGAGTATTTAATCAGCCTTTAGATAATTGGAATGTGAGTAAAGTAAAAAATATTGATGGTATGTTTTGGGTTGCTGATAGTTTTAATCAGAATTTAGATTCTTGGGTTTTGGCAAAAAATGCAAATATGTATATGTCTTTCTACTGCTCTGCCATGCAGGATAATACTCCAATTTGGTATAAAAGCTAG